Proteins from a single region of Hymenobacter aquaticus:
- a CDS encoding endonuclease — MSLSLASTAQVMPAAPPSNLQGQALKDWLRTNWYDGKRVDLGYDVARGKMYNYVDVFDGKLTCVYSGYAVPKTIDSAATSTSNVGLINCEHTIPQSWFNEVSRMKSDIHHLFPTYTQWNSNRGSDMFADIPDNQTQIWMRGTVGQSTIPTSNIDEWSEDTNTAFEPREDHKGNVARCAFYFYTMHQGQTFDPGKDVITGLADLQTLYRWHLADPVDARERERNRRTAKSQGNFNPFIAYPELVARAYNLTVQPIFGFSTPSGTIVEGNSGTKTYTTTVTVSPAPTATLTVQVGADASSTATATEDYVFPTQTLTFAAGETTKTITVTVNGDTKPEADETLLLTLTNPSTGGSIGGSFSHALVITNDDGQAPTVAFAAATSSLIEGNTGTQTFQISVTLTGTAPTSAVTVPLTVDAASTANATDYSLNVTSLSFVAGQTNQTQTITVTVVGDVTPEASETVLLRLGTPTGGGAVLGTPATHTFTITNDDQAPTSGPCTRLYFSEYVEAATGNTKVLEIYNPSPFGVDLTGKRVALYANGNTANPTIQTLTGSIAAGDVYVIANAGSAPAVLAQSDLTSAVTFFNGDDAIALFDGTDTLDVIGVIGQRPATTGWVIPGGGTTTDNTLIRRPNVTGGSTRWATGAATWQAVGTDVYTNIGSHTSTCINLGTKAPVITNKLEVYPTPTAHLLHVRLPELTARTQATISVFNALGQQVLTQQHTLGGTASEATLNVQSLPAGLYTVRVATGNAFYTSRAVVQH, encoded by the coding sequence ATGAGTTTGAGTCTGGCCTCGACGGCCCAGGTGATGCCCGCAGCACCACCTTCCAACTTGCAGGGCCAGGCATTGAAAGACTGGCTGCGCACCAACTGGTACGACGGCAAGCGCGTTGACCTGGGCTACGACGTGGCCCGCGGCAAAATGTACAACTACGTCGACGTATTCGACGGAAAGCTGACCTGCGTGTACTCGGGCTACGCGGTGCCGAAAACCATCGACTCGGCCGCCACCAGCACCAGCAACGTGGGCCTGATCAACTGCGAGCATACTATTCCGCAGTCGTGGTTCAACGAGGTGAGCCGGATGAAGTCCGACATTCACCACCTGTTTCCGACTTATACGCAGTGGAACTCGAACCGCGGCAGCGACATGTTTGCCGATATTCCCGACAACCAGACCCAGATCTGGATGCGCGGCACGGTGGGCCAGTCGACGATTCCGACCAGCAACATCGACGAGTGGAGCGAGGACACCAACACCGCTTTTGAGCCCCGTGAGGACCACAAGGGCAACGTAGCCCGGTGCGCGTTCTATTTCTACACCATGCACCAGGGCCAGACCTTCGACCCCGGCAAGGACGTCATTACCGGCCTGGCCGACCTGCAGACCCTGTACCGCTGGCACCTGGCCGACCCAGTGGACGCCCGTGAGCGGGAGCGGAACCGCCGCACGGCCAAAAGCCAGGGCAACTTCAACCCCTTCATTGCTTACCCCGAGCTGGTAGCCCGCGCCTACAACCTGACGGTGCAGCCGATTTTCGGCTTCTCGACGCCTTCGGGCACCATCGTGGAAGGCAACAGCGGCACGAAAACCTACACCACCACCGTCACGGTGAGCCCCGCCCCGACGGCCACGCTCACGGTGCAGGTAGGCGCGGATGCTTCCTCGACGGCCACGGCCACCGAGGACTACGTTTTCCCGACCCAGACGCTGACCTTCGCCGCCGGCGAAACCACCAAGACCATCACCGTCACGGTGAACGGCGACACCAAGCCCGAAGCCGACGAAACCCTGCTGCTCACGCTGACTAACCCCAGCACCGGAGGCTCCATCGGCGGCTCTTTCTCGCACGCGCTGGTCATTACCAACGACGACGGCCAGGCCCCGACGGTGGCCTTCGCCGCCGCTACCAGCTCCCTGATTGAAGGCAACACCGGCACCCAGACCTTCCAGATCAGCGTGACGCTGACTGGCACGGCCCCGACCTCGGCCGTAACGGTACCGCTCACGGTTGACGCCGCTTCGACGGCCAACGCCACCGACTACAGCCTGAACGTGACGTCCTTGAGCTTCGTGGCGGGCCAGACCAACCAGACCCAGACCATCACGGTGACGGTAGTGGGCGACGTGACGCCCGAAGCCAGCGAAACCGTGCTGCTGCGCCTGGGCACGCCCACCGGCGGCGGCGCCGTGCTGGGCACCCCGGCTACGCATACGTTCACCATTACCAACGACGACCAGGCGCCCACCAGCGGCCCCTGCACCCGCCTGTATTTCTCGGAATACGTGGAGGCTGCTACCGGCAACACCAAGGTGCTGGAAATCTACAACCCCTCCCCGTTTGGTGTTGATTTGACCGGCAAGCGCGTGGCCCTCTACGCCAACGGCAACACGGCCAACCCCACCATTCAGACCCTGACCGGCAGCATTGCCGCCGGCGACGTGTACGTTATTGCCAACGCCGGCTCGGCACCGGCCGTGCTGGCCCAGAGCGACCTGACCTCCGCCGTAACGTTCTTCAACGGCGACGACGCCATTGCCCTGTTTGACGGCACCGACACGCTGGACGTAATCGGGGTAATCGGGCAGCGCCCGGCTACGACGGGCTGGGTAATTCCCGGCGGCGGCACCACCACCGACAACACCCTGATCCGCCGACCGAACGTAACGGGCGGCTCCACGCGCTGGGCTACCGGCGCGGCCACCTGGCAGGCCGTGGGCACCGACGTGTATACCAACATCGGCAGCCACACTTCCACCTGCATCAACCTGGGCACCAAGGCTCCGGTGATTACCAATAAGCTGGAAGTATATCCCACGCCCACGGCGCACCTGCTGCACGTGCGGCTGCCCGAGCTGACGGCCCGTACCCAGGCCACCATCAGCGTGTTCAACGCCCTGGGCCAGCAGGTCCTGACGCAGCAGCACACGCTGGGCGGCACTGCCTCGGAAGCTACCCTGAACGTGCAGAGCCTGCCCGCCGGCCTCTACACGGTGCGCGTGGCTACCGGCAACGCCTTCTACACCAGCCGCGCCGTCGTACAGCACTAG
- a CDS encoding fasciclin domain-containing protein has product MTKQFIPLLALLVFLGTGACPGAGAQQGPTTKSDGAKTKTRAAGATTKSKVGDDGKRKRKSKAGNSSTKYKVKAPAAGAGQAPPAAAGVLVGGTLMTPDKDLVNNAVNSTDHTTLVSALAAGGLVETLKSAGPYTVFAPTNAAFDKLPAGAVTTLLMPENKQRLYTMLAYHVVPGKLKVDDLADGQTLTTLQGEPLTVVKKGPAVLLRDGKGGTATILIPNVVSSNGITHVVDQVLQPAK; this is encoded by the coding sequence ATGACGAAGCAATTTATTCCGCTGCTGGCCCTGCTGGTCTTCCTCGGTACCGGGGCCTGCCCGGGCGCCGGGGCGCAGCAGGGCCCGACGACCAAATCGGACGGGGCGAAAACCAAAACCCGGGCCGCCGGGGCCACGACCAAATCGAAGGTGGGAGACGATGGTAAGCGAAAGCGCAAAAGCAAAGCGGGCAACAGCAGCACCAAGTACAAGGTGAAGGCCCCCGCGGCCGGCGCCGGCCAGGCCCCGCCGGCCGCGGCGGGCGTGCTGGTGGGCGGCACCCTGATGACGCCGGACAAAGACCTGGTCAACAATGCGGTAAACTCGACCGACCACACCACGCTGGTGTCGGCGCTGGCGGCGGGCGGCCTGGTTGAAACCCTGAAAAGCGCCGGCCCCTACACCGTATTCGCGCCCACCAACGCGGCGTTCGACAAGCTGCCGGCCGGGGCCGTGACCACCCTGCTGATGCCCGAAAACAAGCAGCGCCTCTACACCATGCTGGCCTATCACGTGGTGCCCGGCAAGCTCAAGGTCGACGACCTGGCGGACGGGCAGACCCTGACCACCCTGCAGGGCGAACCCCTGACCGTGGTGAAAAAAGGCCCGGCCGTGCTGCTGCGCGACGGGAAAGGCGGCACGGCTACCATCCTGATTCCGAACGTCGTATCCAGCAACGGCATCACCCACGTCGTCGACCAGGTGCTGCAGCCCGCCAAATAA
- a CDS encoding GNAT family N-acetyltransferase, which translates to MQPTVTHNEEDQAFYATVKGYEAELAYSLPAEGVVDFTHTFVDENLRGQGVGEALATTALAYARAHKLRIRTSCSFMKAYVQQHPEYQDLRE; encoded by the coding sequence ATGCAACCTACCGTCACCCACAACGAAGAAGACCAAGCCTTTTACGCCACGGTCAAAGGCTACGAAGCCGAGCTTGCCTACAGCCTGCCCGCCGAGGGCGTGGTCGATTTTACCCACACCTTCGTGGACGAAAACCTGCGCGGGCAGGGCGTGGGCGAGGCCCTGGCCACCACGGCCCTGGCGTATGCCCGCGCCCACAAGCTGCGCATCCGCACTTCCTGCAGCTTTATGAAAGCCTACGTGCAGCAACACCCCGAGTACCAGGACCTGCGCGAATAG
- a CDS encoding TolC family protein → MNLLQIPQRFAARWLPVLTAAALAVSSCQVTKPLPVPTAARVPATFTPGTTHPDTASIATLSWRRFFADPNLVGLLDTAVQANPDLQIALQRVEIARSGYVAARGALLPTASAVAAASVDRFADYSGTGFTDTNNGRQLPTPTPDYFLGLRSAWEIDVWGKLRSRRKAAYSRVLASEQGRRLVQTALVAQVAQLYYELLALDSELAVLGKNDTLQARALEIVRVQKLGGRATELAVQQFTAQLLRTRGLEVEARQRIVAAENQLNRLLGRYPRRIARGRPIREQQLPAAVAAGLPATMLLRRPDVQQAELKLLAARADVAAARAAFLPSLTLTPYVGLNAYRAALLFSTPGSLVFGALAGVAAPLLNRSPLKAEYGRAAAQQQAAFYGYQRAMQVGFEEVVTSLRGVENYRQLYGLQTQEVAALNRAVAISNDLYTANYATYIEVITAQRSALEAELKLTTTRREQFQRLIDLYRALGGGWDAAATAAN, encoded by the coding sequence ATGAATCTTCTCCAAATCCCGCAACGTTTTGCCGCCCGCTGGCTCCCGGTGCTGACTGCCGCCGCCCTGGCCGTGAGCAGCTGCCAGGTTACCAAGCCGCTGCCCGTGCCCACCGCCGCCCGGGTGCCGGCCACCTTTACGCCCGGCACCACCCACCCCGACACGGCCAGCATCGCCACGCTGTCCTGGCGCCGCTTCTTTGCCGACCCGAACCTGGTGGGCCTCCTCGACACCGCCGTGCAAGCCAACCCCGACTTGCAGATTGCTTTGCAGCGGGTGGAAATTGCCCGGTCGGGCTACGTGGCCGCCCGCGGGGCCCTGCTGCCCACCGCCAGCGCCGTAGCCGCCGCCAGCGTCGACCGGTTTGCCGACTATAGCGGCACGGGCTTCACCGACACCAACAACGGCCGCCAGCTGCCCACGCCCACCCCCGACTACTTCCTGGGGCTGCGCAGCGCCTGGGAAATCGACGTGTGGGGCAAGCTCCGTAGCCGCCGCAAGGCCGCCTACTCCCGGGTGCTGGCTTCCGAGCAGGGCCGCCGCCTGGTCCAAACCGCCCTGGTAGCGCAAGTTGCCCAGCTGTATTACGAGCTGCTGGCCCTCGACAGTGAGCTGGCCGTGCTGGGCAAAAACGACACGCTGCAGGCCCGGGCCCTGGAAATCGTGCGGGTGCAGAAGCTCGGCGGGCGCGCTACGGAGCTGGCCGTGCAGCAGTTTACGGCCCAGCTGCTGCGCACCCGGGGCCTGGAAGTGGAAGCCCGGCAGCGCATCGTGGCCGCCGAAAACCAGCTCAACCGCCTGCTGGGCCGCTACCCCCGCCGCATTGCCCGGGGCCGGCCCATCCGGGAGCAGCAGCTGCCGGCCGCCGTAGCCGCCGGCCTGCCCGCCACCATGCTGCTGCGCCGCCCCGACGTGCAGCAGGCCGAGCTGAAGCTGCTGGCCGCCCGGGCCGACGTGGCCGCCGCCCGGGCCGCGTTTCTGCCTTCGCTCACGCTCACGCCCTACGTCGGGCTGAATGCCTACCGGGCGGCCCTGCTGTTTTCCACGCCCGGCTCTTTAGTGTTCGGGGCCCTGGCCGGCGTGGCGGCGCCCTTGCTCAACCGCAGCCCGCTCAAGGCCGAGTACGGCCGGGCGGCGGCCCAGCAGCAGGCGGCTTTTTACGGCTACCAGCGGGCCATGCAGGTCGGGTTTGAGGAAGTAGTGACCAGCCTGCGGGGCGTGGAAAACTACCGGCAGCTGTACGGGCTCCAAACCCAGGAAGTAGCCGCCCTGAACCGGGCCGTGGCCATTTCCAACGACCTGTACACGGCCAACTACGCCACCTATATTGAGGTCATCACGGCCCAGCGCAGCGCCCTGGAGGCCGAGCTAAAGCTGACCACGACCCGGCGGGAGCAGTTCCAGCGGCTCATTGATCTGTACCGGGCCCTGGGCGGCGGCTGGGATGCGGCGGCAACGGCGGCCAACTAA
- a CDS encoding response regulator transcription factor: MTVLIVEDERTLARELGIFLHQHSFTCTVARTAHEARAQLADTPFDFVLLDLGLPDGDGLDVLAEAKQNELTAAVIILTARGAVEDRIGGLELGADDYLAKPFSLPELLARMHAITRRRFGLHKPLASCGAFKLDLQARRVLHQGQEVSLSVKEFDVLSYLVLHKNRVMTRLQLTEHIWGNLPEAGFDSNYIDAHIKNLRKKLGQLADVEWLETVRGLGYRARL, encoded by the coding sequence ATGACCGTTCTTATCGTGGAAGATGAGCGCACCCTGGCCCGCGAGCTGGGCATCTTCCTGCACCAGCACAGCTTCACCTGCACCGTGGCCCGCACCGCCCACGAAGCCCGCGCCCAGCTGGCCGATACGCCGTTCGACTTCGTGCTGCTGGACCTGGGCCTGCCCGACGGCGACGGGCTGGACGTGCTGGCCGAGGCCAAGCAGAACGAGCTGACGGCCGCCGTCATCATTCTCACGGCCCGGGGCGCGGTGGAAGACCGGATTGGGGGCCTGGAGCTGGGCGCCGACGACTACCTGGCCAAGCCCTTTTCCCTGCCCGAGCTACTGGCCCGCATGCACGCCATTACGCGCCGCCGCTTTGGCCTGCACAAGCCCCTGGCCAGCTGCGGGGCCTTCAAGCTGGATCTGCAGGCCCGCCGGGTGCTGCACCAGGGCCAGGAAGTAAGCTTGTCGGTAAAGGAGTTTGACGTGCTGAGCTACCTGGTGCTGCACAAAAACCGGGTGATGACGCGCCTGCAGCTCACCGAGCACATCTGGGGCAACCTGCCCGAGGCCGGCTTCGACTCCAATTACATCGACGCCCACATCAAGAACCTGCGCAAAAAGCTGGGCCAGCTGGCCGACGTGGAGTGGCTGGAAACGGTGCGCGGCCTGGGCTACCGGGCCCGACTGTAA
- a CDS encoding T9SS type A sorting domain-containing protein, which yields MLSLLVVARASRAQSPDSENGTLRAGGPVVARSQAARASFAYYEGSRCTGTVGTLVPTIATGATGGTFSASPGGLRLDPATGSIDLAQSQPGTYTIVNQLAEAVAASTTLELHALPSPVLTASGATALAPGGSVQLVASGGQPGASYQFFNDGQAISGATTSTYTATAGGSYTVLVINPGSCVAASAPVAITAAPARATRAAAASPVTLQVFPNPNTGSFVVAISGSAASAELAVFTSGGQPVQTLVLPLIAGSAKADLSKLAPGTYLLRATTAGGTVTRRVVRE from the coding sequence TTGCTCAGCCTATTGGTAGTGGCCCGCGCTAGCCGCGCCCAAAGTCCCGACTCGGAAAACGGTACGCTGCGGGCCGGCGGACCCGTAGTGGCCCGCAGCCAGGCCGCCCGCGCCAGCTTTGCCTACTACGAAGGCAGCCGCTGCACCGGCACCGTGGGCACGCTCGTCCCGACCATCGCCACCGGGGCCACGGGCGGCACCTTCTCGGCCAGCCCCGGCGGCCTGCGCCTCGACCCCGCCACCGGCAGCATTGATCTGGCCCAGAGCCAGCCCGGCACCTATACCATTGTCAACCAGCTGGCTGAAGCCGTAGCGGCCAGCACTACCCTGGAGCTGCACGCGCTGCCCAGCCCGGTGCTCACGGCCAGCGGCGCCACGGCCCTCGCACCCGGCGGCTCGGTGCAGCTGGTGGCCAGCGGCGGCCAGCCCGGGGCCAGCTACCAGTTTTTCAACGACGGGCAGGCCATTAGCGGCGCTACCACCAGCACCTACACGGCCACGGCCGGCGGCTCCTACACCGTGCTGGTCATCAACCCCGGCAGCTGCGTAGCGGCTTCGGCCCCCGTGGCCATCACCGCCGCCCCGGCCCGCGCTACCAGGGCCGCCGCCGCCAGCCCCGTAACGCTCCAGGTGTTTCCTAACCCTAACACGGGCAGCTTTGTCGTGGCCATTTCGGGTAGTGCGGCCTCCGCCGAGCTGGCCGTTTTCACGTCCGGTGGCCAGCCGGTCCAGACGCTGGTGCTGCCCCTGATTGCGGGTTCGGCCAAGGCAGACTTAAGCAAGCTGGCCCCGGGCACCTATCTGCTGCGGGCCACTACGGCCGGCGGCACCGTCACGCGCCGCGTGGTGCGCGAGTAG
- a CDS encoding sensor histidine kinase produces the protein MKLSTKFSLFNALSRVAILLLLVGVLPPVMSRLALVATDSRLAQKKEKVLRLIRRNGISTFIEGDQSSYGSYNLLKEEFISLEEIPPGPRIDVIEDSKRAVEDEIVEYRVLSYSFAQGAKYYLLEIGRSTGSIDETERNFRTYALYMLLVAVALTTAADLVFFRYLLEPFYTIIRQRLKNGHHPAAFNFAPIATGTDDFRYLDESLREMMTTIQASFSKERKFIADASHELLTPLAALQYRFDNMLSDESLSDENLLRVVESQRTVHRLRTIIKSLLMISKIENDQFPRTESVSLAQLAAEVSEEVQDRLSVLNLTLTQEIEPDFVVAGSNRGLLFTLLFNLVTNAIKYNREGGQIFLLGRPAAAAGSYVLEIRDTGRGISKEQLPRLFHRFDKGAGTDPDSYGLGLSIVRTIADLHGIRIEVNSIEGLGTSFLLTFPAAGTV, from the coding sequence TTGAAGCTCAGCACCAAGTTCTCCCTGTTCAATGCTCTGTCGCGGGTGGCTATTCTGCTGCTGCTCGTGGGCGTGCTGCCGCCGGTGATGAGTCGCCTGGCCCTGGTAGCCACCGACAGCCGCCTGGCTCAGAAAAAGGAGAAGGTACTGCGCCTGATTCGCCGCAACGGCATTTCCACCTTTATCGAGGGCGACCAGTCGTCGTACGGCAGCTACAACCTGCTCAAGGAGGAATTTATTTCGCTGGAGGAAATTCCGCCCGGCCCCCGCATCGACGTGATTGAGGACTCGAAGCGGGCCGTGGAAGATGAGATTGTGGAGTACCGGGTGCTGAGCTACTCCTTTGCCCAGGGCGCGAAGTACTACCTGCTCGAAATCGGGCGCAGCACGGGCAGCATCGACGAGACGGAGCGCAACTTCCGCACCTACGCCCTCTACATGCTGCTGGTGGCCGTCGCCCTGACCACGGCCGCCGACCTGGTGTTCTTCCGGTATCTGCTTGAGCCGTTTTACACCATAATCCGCCAGCGCCTGAAAAACGGGCACCACCCGGCCGCCTTCAACTTCGCCCCCATTGCCACCGGCACCGACGATTTCCGCTACCTCGACGAGAGCCTGCGCGAAATGATGACTACCATTCAGGCCTCGTTTTCGAAGGAGCGCAAGTTTATTGCCGACGCCTCCCACGAGCTGCTCACGCCCCTGGCTGCCCTGCAATACCGCTTCGACAATATGCTCTCGGACGAAAGCCTCTCGGACGAGAACCTGCTGCGCGTGGTGGAGTCGCAGCGCACGGTACACCGGCTGCGCACCATCATCAAGTCGCTGCTGATGATTTCCAAGATTGAAAACGACCAGTTTCCGCGCACCGAATCGGTGTCCTTGGCCCAGCTAGCGGCCGAGGTGAGCGAGGAAGTGCAGGACCGGCTGTCGGTGCTGAACCTGACGCTGACCCAGGAAATCGAGCCCGACTTTGTGGTGGCTGGCAGCAACCGGGGGCTGCTCTTCACGCTGCTGTTCAACCTGGTGACGAATGCCATTAAGTACAACCGGGAAGGCGGCCAGATTTTTCTGCTGGGCCGTCCCGCCGCCGCCGCCGGAAGCTACGTGCTGGAAATCCGCGACACGGGCCGGGGCATCAGCAAGGAGCAGCTGCCGCGCCTGTTTCACCGCTTCGATAAAGGCGCCGGCACCGACCCCGACAGCTACGGCCTGGGGCTGTCCATCGTGCGCACCATTGCCGATCTGCACGGCATCCGCATCGAGGTAAACTCCATTGAGGGGCTGGGCACGTCATTTCTGCTCACGTTTCCGGCGGCGGGTACCGTCTAA
- a CDS encoding TonB-dependent receptor, translated as MPVRYFLLLPLSLLALPALAQLPAAADTTRPIKLPEATVVGYGTNLPLRRTAAGVSVLDASGIERFNQASLAAAVNTLPGVRLEERATASYRISVRGSTLRSPFGVRNVKVYYHDIPFTEASGSTPFNLLDPATIGRLEVIKGPAASVYGAGTGGAILLTNRQAAPGEVRAQVSATAGSFGLRRYSVAAEAGTTASTVRAQYAHQSLGGYRDNSAALRDVLTLDGEFRVSEKRTVAAHLLYTDLSYQLPGGLTRAQFEQNPRQARPGTATSPGTVQQQAAYASRTALLGFSHEYRFTPAFSNKTTLYTTGTTIRTPYLVDYERNTAVGGGGRTVFAYQRVLAGRLLRLSGGGEWQGSFENARNYANRAGSTGALRYDDDIRTATGFVFGQAELELPAGLLATVGASYNRLSYRITRLPGGTITPAGYELPRRFRPEVSPRVALLKELTPLISAYASVSSGFSPPTEEEIRPSDGSLNQDLQAERGTSYEVGLRGKALSGRVQFDVAAFDFRLRQTIVTRTNELGAQLFANSGATRQRGVEAALSGWLWQPAPAAGSVPAAPAAGLRAWASYAYNHFRFQDYQPNADNFSGNRLPGTAPHTLSAGLDLAVPQGFYLHPTLSHQARLPLNDANTAYAPGYWTFATRGGWRQTLLAHLELDVYAGLENATDRHYSLGNDLNAFGGRYYQPAPARNFYAGTTVAVRW; from the coding sequence ATGCCCGTTCGTTACTTTCTACTGTTGCCCCTGAGTCTGCTGGCCCTGCCCGCCCTGGCCCAGCTGCCCGCCGCCGCCGATACCACCCGCCCCATAAAGCTGCCCGAGGCCACCGTGGTCGGCTACGGCACCAACCTGCCGCTGCGGCGCACGGCGGCCGGCGTGAGTGTGCTCGACGCCAGCGGCATCGAGCGGTTCAACCAGGCTTCATTGGCGGCGGCCGTGAACACCTTGCCCGGCGTGCGGCTGGAGGAGCGGGCCACGGCCAGCTACCGCATCAGCGTGCGGGGCAGCACGCTCCGCTCGCCGTTTGGGGTGCGCAACGTGAAGGTGTATTACCACGACATTCCCTTCACCGAGGCCAGCGGCAGCACGCCCTTCAACCTGCTCGACCCCGCCACCATCGGCCGCCTCGAAGTCATCAAAGGCCCGGCGGCCAGCGTGTACGGGGCCGGTACCGGCGGGGCCATCCTGCTCACCAACCGCCAGGCGGCGCCCGGCGAAGTCCGCGCCCAGGTAAGCGCCACGGCCGGCAGCTTCGGGCTGCGGCGCTACTCCGTGGCGGCCGAAGCCGGTACCACCGCCAGCACGGTGCGGGCCCAGTATGCCCACCAGAGCCTCGGTGGCTACCGCGACAACAGCGCCGCCCTGCGCGACGTGCTGACCCTCGACGGTGAATTCCGCGTTTCGGAGAAGCGCACCGTGGCGGCCCACCTGCTCTACACCGACCTGAGCTACCAGCTGCCCGGTGGCCTCACCCGGGCCCAGTTCGAGCAGAACCCCCGGCAGGCGCGGCCGGGCACGGCCACCAGCCCCGGCACGGTGCAGCAGCAGGCGGCCTACGCCTCGCGCACGGCCCTGCTGGGTTTCTCGCACGAGTACCGCTTCACGCCGGCCTTCTCCAACAAAACCACGCTCTACACTACCGGCACCACCATCCGCACGCCCTACTTGGTCGACTATGAGCGCAACACCGCCGTGGGCGGCGGCGGGCGGACGGTGTTTGCCTACCAACGCGTGCTGGCCGGCCGCCTGCTGCGCCTGAGCGGGGGCGGGGAGTGGCAGGGCAGCTTCGAAAACGCCCGCAACTACGCCAACCGTGCCGGCAGCACCGGGGCCCTGCGCTACGACGACGACATCCGCACGGCCACCGGGTTTGTGTTCGGGCAGGCCGAGCTGGAGCTGCCGGCCGGGCTGCTGGCTACGGTGGGGGCCAGCTACAACCGCCTCAGCTACCGCATCACCCGCCTGCCGGGCGGCACCATTACCCCCGCCGGCTACGAGCTGCCCCGCCGCTTCCGGCCCGAGGTGTCGCCGCGCGTGGCCCTGCTCAAGGAGCTTACGCCCCTGATTTCGGCCTACGCCAGCGTGAGCAGCGGCTTCTCGCCGCCCACCGAGGAGGAAATCCGCCCCTCCGACGGCAGCCTCAACCAGGACCTACAGGCCGAGCGGGGCACCAGCTACGAAGTCGGCCTGCGGGGCAAAGCGCTGAGCGGCCGGGTGCAGTTCGACGTGGCCGCCTTCGACTTCCGCCTGCGCCAAACCATCGTGACGCGCACCAACGAGCTGGGCGCGCAGCTGTTTGCCAACTCCGGCGCCACCCGGCAGCGGGGCGTGGAAGCGGCCCTGAGCGGCTGGCTCTGGCAGCCCGCACCCGCCGCCGGCAGCGTGCCGGCCGCGCCAGCCGCCGGCCTGCGGGCCTGGGCCAGCTACGCCTACAACCATTTCCGCTTCCAGGACTACCAGCCGAACGCCGACAATTTCAGCGGCAACCGTCTGCCCGGCACCGCGCCCCACACCCTCAGCGCCGGCCTCGACCTGGCGGTACCGCAAGGGTTCTACCTGCACCCCACGCTCAGCCACCAGGCCCGCCTGCCCCTCAACGACGCCAACACGGCCTACGCTCCCGGCTACTGGACCTTCGCCACCCGCGGCGGCTGGCGCCAAACCCTGCTGGCCCACCTGGAGCTGGACGTCTACGCGGGCCTCGAAAACGCCACTGACCGCCACTACAGCCTCGGCAACGACCTGAACGCCTTCGGTGGCCGCTACTACCAGCCCGCCCCCGCCCGCAACTTCTACGCCGGCACGACGGTGGCGGTGAGGTGGTGA
- a CDS encoding universal stress protein, translating to MPAPLLVLTDFTPAADAALQYAAALAAQLHTPLVLLHVNRNSIFDPESFTGKLPQRTEGEIAVALDERMSRLTVPVVPAVTAGRSTAAILEVVEQHRPALLVLGRPEVDELPDELVTTTSLDLLQASQYPLLVVPVATAATAPRRLSLAADGNPFQLAAPAQAVQEVLQKLQARLTIVHVVEPEDDDSCTKALESVRTAGLLTGIEDKVHTQGVRNLDVAKGIEQAAHTAHAELLVLVARRHSVLGRLFHRSITAQVIRHARLPVLALPTGR from the coding sequence ATGCCCGCTCCCTTGCTCGTGCTGACCGACTTTACACCCGCCGCCGACGCGGCCCTGCAGTATGCCGCGGCCCTGGCGGCCCAGCTCCACACGCCGCTGGTGCTGCTGCACGTAAACCGCAACTCGATTTTCGACCCCGAGTCCTTCACCGGCAAGCTGCCCCAGCGCACCGAGGGCGAAATTGCCGTGGCCCTGGACGAGCGGATGAGCCGCCTGACGGTGCCGGTGGTGCCGGCCGTGACGGCGGGGCGCTCCACGGCGGCCATTCTCGAAGTGGTCGAGCAGCACCGCCCCGCCCTGCTGGTGCTGGGCCGCCCGGAGGTAGACGAGCTGCCCGACGAGCTGGTGACGACGACTTCCCTGGACTTGTTGCAGGCCTCGCAGTACCCGCTGCTGGTCGTGCCGGTGGCCACGGCGGCTACCGCGCCGCGCCGCCTGTCCCTGGCCGCCGATGGTAACCCGTTTCAGCTGGCCGCGCCGGCTCAGGCCGTGCAGGAAGTGTTGCAAAAGCTGCAGGCCCGGCTAACCATCGTGCACGTAGTAGAGCCCGAAGACGACGACTCCTGCACCAAGGCCCTGGAAAGCGTGCGGACCGCCGGGCTGCTGACCGGTATTGAGGACAAAGTACATACCCAGGGCGTGCGCAACCTGGACGTGGCCAAGGGCATTGAGCAGGCGGCCCACACGGCCCATGCCGAGCTGCTGGTGCTCGTGGCCCGGCGGCACAGCGTGCTGGGGCGGCTATTTCACCGCAGCATCACGGCCCAGGTTATCCGGCACGCGCGCCTGCCGGTGCTGGCCCTGCCCACGGGGCGGTGA